A genomic segment from Bradyrhizobium sp. ISRA430 encodes:
- the fdxA gene encoding ferredoxin FdxA has product MTYVVTENCIKCKYTDCVEVCPVDCFYEGDNMLVIHPDECIDCGVCEPECPADAIKPDTEPGLEKWLQVNADYAKSWPNITQKKESPADAKEFDGMEGKFEKYFSPNPGSGD; this is encoded by the coding sequence ATGACTTACGTCGTCACTGAGAACTGCATCAAGTGCAAGTACACCGACTGCGTCGAGGTCTGCCCTGTCGACTGCTTCTACGAGGGCGACAACATGCTCGTCATCCATCCTGACGAATGCATCGATTGTGGCGTGTGCGAGCCGGAATGCCCCGCCGACGCCATCAAGCCCGATACGGAACCGGGCTTGGAAAAGTGGCTCCAGGTCAACGCCGACTACGCCAAGAGCTGGCCGAACATCACGCAGAAGAAAGAATCACCCGCCGACGCGAAGGAATTCGACGGCATGGAGGGCAAGTTCGAGAAATATTTTTCTCCGAACCCCGGCTCCGGGGACTGA
- a CDS encoding CarD family transcriptional regulator yields MPNKTAKTAAKATVSKPAAKPAKPVAAKPAPKTPVAAASAKAPVAAKPAVKPAAAPKVEEKKVVTQRQGFKANEFVVYPAHGVGQILAIEEQEIAGAKLELFVINFIKDKMTLRVPTAKVANVGMRKLSEPALVKKALETLKGRARVKRTMWSRRAQEYEAKINSGDIVAIAEVVRDLYRSESQPEQSYSERQLYEAALDRLSREIAVVQHSTETEAVKEIEAQLAKSPRRASAKAEAADGEADTDAEGDADDGDGDDTTVADEAA; encoded by the coding sequence ATGCCGAACAAGACTGCCAAAACTGCCGCGAAAGCGACCGTTTCGAAGCCTGCTGCCAAGCCTGCCAAGCCTGTTGCCGCCAAGCCTGCGCCGAAGACGCCCGTTGCTGCCGCCTCTGCCAAGGCCCCCGTCGCTGCCAAGCCGGCCGTGAAGCCCGCTGCTGCGCCGAAGGTCGAGGAGAAGAAGGTCGTGACCCAGCGCCAGGGCTTCAAGGCCAACGAATTCGTCGTCTATCCCGCTCACGGCGTCGGCCAGATCCTCGCCATTGAGGAGCAGGAGATCGCCGGTGCCAAGCTCGAGCTGTTCGTCATCAACTTCATCAAGGACAAGATGACGCTTCGCGTTCCGACCGCGAAGGTCGCCAACGTCGGCATGCGCAAGCTCTCCGAGCCCGCGCTGGTGAAGAAGGCGCTCGAGACCCTGAAGGGCCGCGCTCGCGTCAAGCGCACCATGTGGTCGCGCCGCGCCCAGGAGTACGAAGCGAAGATCAATTCGGGCGACATCGTCGCGATCGCGGAAGTCGTGCGCGATCTCTATCGCTCGGAGTCGCAGCCCGAGCAGTCCTACTCCGAACGCCAGCTCTACGAAGCGGCGCTCGATCGTTTGTCCCGCGAGATCGCGGTGGTGCAGCACTCGACCGAGACCGAAGCGGTCAAGGAGATCGAGGCCCAGCTCGCCAAGAGCCCGCGCCGCGCGTCCGCCAAGGCCGAAGCCGCCGACGGCGAAGC
- a CDS encoding helicase-related protein: MAFPPSPFASERAPGAGVTAVLGPTNTGKTHLAIERMLAHSSGMIGLPLRLLAREVYNKIADRAGSEAVALVTGEEKIKPKNPRYWVSTVEAMPRDLDVSFLAVDEVQIGADLERGHVFTDRILNRRGRDETLLLGAATMRPIIERLLPGVSMITRPRLSSLEFAGDRKITRQPRRTAIVAFSADEVYAIAELIRRQHGGAAVVLGSLSPRTRNAQVAMFQNGDVDYLVATDAIGMGLNLDVDHVAFASDRKFDGYQFRRLTPAEFAQIAGRAGRATRNGTFGTTGRCAPFEPELVNALQNHTFDAVKMLQWRNSKLDFSSLGALQVSLNLAPGHEALTRAPIAEDMRVLDHAARDAEVRDIAHGKAAVERLWEACQVPDYRKLSPAAHAELVTTLYGFLMQKGRIPDAWFAAQVDQADRIDGDIDTLSARIAQIRTWTFAANRPDWLADPEHWQGITREVENKLSDALHERLTERFVDRRTSVLMRRLRENTSLNTEIGKTGEVIVEGHVIGRLDGFTFAPDAAEAGSDAKALQAAAQAVLAGEITTRAEKLSSAPDEQFVLTSDGTIRWTGDAVARLTAADEALHPRLRIISDERLTGAPRDKVQARLDLWLKTHIEKLLGPMFELSKAEDVTGIARGIAYQLVEALGVLERPKIASELKDLDQPSRATLRKYGVRFGAYHIYFPGLLKPAARALAALLWALKQDNVDLSALSGAQHLASSGRTSFPVDKALPRDAYRVLGYKQAGERAVRVDILERLADLIRPALAWRESSPGEKPAGAFDGRGFVVTQAMTSLTGSAGEDFASVLRALGYRMEKRPPLPPKPQVVETVAAETPPVEGRAETSTETAAEAVAGLPEEPSTSTEAAPEAAAEPVTVEDAPGMEQHDEAVHEAAPTLETSVDAPVTPEDAPGIAPPAEEAAAPTEAAGLEAAPAETAATEAAVSADAAAPVEAAATPAEPELVEVWRPGGRHEDRKPRHERHRHQRHQRPQAGAQAGAAPAEGEAAQAADGEQRGERHRHGGRKDFRKGREQGEGGDRREQRDDKNRRFEGKDRDRSKGKFGDGGREHRGRDRDKGRDRRDRESGPAHRPYASSANPRERDRPIDPNSPFAKLAALKEQLAGRKE; encoded by the coding sequence ATGGCCTTTCCTCCCTCTCCCTTTGCTTCCGAGCGCGCTCCCGGCGCTGGCGTCACTGCGGTGCTCGGGCCGACCAACACCGGCAAGACCCATCTCGCCATCGAGCGGATGCTCGCGCATTCCTCTGGCATGATCGGGCTGCCGCTGCGCCTGCTCGCGCGCGAGGTCTACAACAAGATCGCCGATCGCGCCGGCAGCGAGGCCGTCGCGCTTGTTACGGGCGAGGAGAAGATCAAGCCGAAGAACCCGCGCTACTGGGTCTCCACCGTCGAAGCGATGCCGAGGGATCTCGACGTGTCCTTCCTCGCCGTTGACGAGGTCCAGATCGGCGCCGATCTCGAGCGCGGCCACGTCTTCACCGACCGCATCCTCAACCGCCGCGGCCGTGACGAGACGCTGCTGCTTGGCGCCGCGACGATGCGCCCCATCATCGAGCGCCTTCTGCCCGGCGTCTCCATGATCACGCGGCCGCGGCTGTCGAGCCTGGAATTCGCCGGCGACCGCAAGATCACGCGCCAGCCGCGGCGCACCGCGATCGTCGCGTTCTCAGCCGACGAGGTCTACGCCATCGCCGAGCTGATCCGCCGCCAGCATGGCGGCGCGGCGGTGGTGCTCGGCTCGCTCTCGCCGCGGACCAGAAATGCGCAGGTGGCGATGTTCCAGAACGGCGACGTCGACTATCTCGTCGCCACCGACGCGATCGGCATGGGCCTCAACCTCGACGTCGACCACGTCGCCTTCGCCTCCGATCGCAAGTTCGACGGCTATCAGTTCCGCAGGCTGACGCCGGCCGAGTTCGCGCAGATCGCCGGTCGTGCCGGCCGCGCCACGCGGAACGGAACGTTCGGCACCACCGGCCGCTGCGCGCCGTTCGAGCCCGAGCTCGTCAATGCGCTGCAGAACCACACCTTCGACGCCGTGAAGATGCTGCAATGGCGCAACTCGAAGCTGGATTTCTCCTCGCTCGGGGCGCTGCAGGTGTCGCTCAACTTAGCCCCCGGCCACGAGGCGCTGACGCGCGCGCCGATCGCCGAGGACATGCGTGTGCTCGATCACGCCGCCCGCGACGCCGAGGTGCGCGATATCGCGCATGGCAAGGCCGCCGTGGAACGGCTGTGGGAGGCCTGCCAGGTCCCGGACTACCGAAAGCTGTCGCCGGCCGCCCATGCTGAGCTCGTGACCACGCTGTACGGCTTCCTGATGCAGAAAGGCCGCATTCCCGATGCCTGGTTCGCGGCCCAGGTCGACCAGGCCGACCGCATCGACGGCGACATCGACACGCTGTCGGCCCGGATCGCGCAGATCCGCACCTGGACCTTCGCCGCCAACCGGCCGGACTGGCTCGCGGACCCCGAACACTGGCAGGGGATCACGCGGGAGGTCGAAAATAAATTGTCGGATGCGCTCCATGAACGCTTGACTGAGCGTTTCGTTGATCGTCGGACCAGTGTATTGATGCGCCGCCTGCGGGAGAACACGAGCTTGAATACTGAAATCGGCAAGACCGGCGAAGTCATCGTCGAAGGCCACGTCATCGGCCGCCTCGATGGATTCACCTTTGCACCGGATGCGGCGGAAGCCGGCTCCGATGCGAAAGCCTTGCAGGCCGCAGCGCAAGCCGTGCTCGCCGGCGAGATCACGACGCGTGCGGAAAAGCTCTCCTCGGCGCCCGACGAGCAGTTCGTGCTGACCTCCGACGGGACCATCCGCTGGACCGGCGATGCCGTGGCGCGGCTCACTGCCGCAGATGAGGCGCTGCATCCGCGCCTGCGCATCATCTCCGACGAGCGGCTCACCGGCGCGCCCCGCGACAAGGTGCAGGCGCGGCTCGACCTCTGGCTCAAGACGCATATCGAAAAGCTGCTCGGGCCGATGTTCGAGCTGTCCAAGGCCGAGGACGTCACCGGCATTGCCCGCGGCATCGCCTATCAGCTCGTCGAGGCGCTCGGCGTGCTCGAACGTCCGAAGATCGCGAGTGAGCTGAAGGATCTCGACCAGCCCTCGCGTGCCACGTTGCGGAAATACGGCGTCCGCTTCGGCGCCTATCACATCTATTTCCCCGGCCTTTTGAAGCCTGCCGCGCGTGCGCTCGCCGCGCTGCTCTGGGCGCTGAAGCAGGACAATGTCGATCTCTCGGCGCTGTCCGGCGCGCAGCATCTGGCGAGCTCGGGCCGCACCTCGTTCCCGGTCGACAAGGCACTGCCGCGCGATGCCTATCGCGTGCTCGGCTACAAGCAGGCCGGCGAACGCGCCGTGCGCGTCGACATCCTGGAGCGGCTCGCCGACCTGATCCGTCCGGCGCTGGCCTGGCGCGAGAGCTCGCCCGGCGAAAAGCCCGCCGGCGCGTTCGACGGCCGCGGTTTTGTCGTGACGCAGGCGATGACCTCGCTCACCGGCTCGGCCGGCGAGGATTTCGCCTCGGTGCTGCGCGCGCTCGGCTATCGCATGGAGAAGCGTCCGCCGCTGCCGCCGAAGCCGCAGGTCGTCGAGACGGTCGCGGCGGAGACGCCGCCGGTCGAAGGCCGCGCGGAGACTTCGACTGAGACTGCGGCGGAGGCCGTCGCGGGTCTGCCGGAGGAACCGAGCACATCCACCGAGGCTGCACCCGAAGCGGCTGCCGAGCCGGTCACCGTCGAGGACGCGCCCGGGATGGAGCAGCATGACGAGGCGGTACACGAGGCCGCGCCCACGCTCGAGACTTCGGTTGACGCGCCCGTCACGCCGGAAGACGCTCCCGGCATCGCGCCGCCGGCGGAGGAAGCCGCTGCGCCCACCGAGGCTGCAGGCCTTGAAGCCGCTCCCGCCGAGACCGCTGCGACGGAAGCGGCCGTATCGGCCGATGCCGCTGCGCCCGTGGAGGCTGCGGCCACGCCCGCCGAGCCCGAGCTCGTCGAGGTCTGGCGGCCCGGTGGCCGGCACGAGGATCGCAAGCCGCGTCATGAGCGCCATCGCCACCAGCGTCATCAGCGCCCGCAGGCGGGCGCTCAAGCAGGCGCTGCGCCCGCGGAAGGCGAGGCGGCGCAGGCCGCCGATGGCGAGCAGCGCGGCGAGCGCCATCGTCATGGCGGTCGCAAGGATTTCCGCAAGGGACGCGAGCAGGGCGAGGGCGGCGATCGCCGCGAGCAGCGCGACGACAAGAACCGCCGCTTCGAGGGCAAGGATCGCGATCGAAGCAAGGGCAAGTTCGGCGACGGCGGCCGTGAGCATCGTGGCCGCGACCGCGACAAGGGCCGCGACCGCCGCGATCGCGAGTCCGGTCCCGCGCACCGCCCCTACGCCTCGAGCGCGAACCCGCGCGAGCGCGATCGTCCGATCGATCCGAACTCGCCCTTCGCCAAGCTCGCCGCGCTGAAAGAGCAGCTCGCCGGTCGGAAGGAGTAA